The genomic window GAACCAGAGGTTGGACCAACCCCGCTCGCGGAAACGGCTCAGGAAAGACGGCTTGGCGGGTTTGCTGCGAGTCTGTGCGTGTGCCTGCTGGCTGACAGGCTGGATGACGGGGATGTTGTTCATGGATGGCGTTGGAATAGGGGTTACTGCATATTGGGGACCACGTCGTCATGACTCGGCCACTCCGTGGACACATCTTCGATGTCCTTTAGCTGGGCCTCGGTTTCGGCCCGGTATTCGGTCTGGGTGGGCATGTCGCCAAGCTTGACCCGGTTAAAGATTGCCGGGGTCACGACTCCGTTCGGTCCCATCGAAATTATGGTGAAGCCAACGCCCTGCCAGTTGGTATCCTTGGCCTTCGACTTGTAGGAGTACTTGTAAGGGTTGCCCCATGGATCAGCCACAAACTTGATACTGCCCTTTTCGCCCACAGAGAGATTGCGCACATCGAGCAAGGGCTTGATGGTGGCTGGCGGGTGCATGCCGTAGCTGCCGGGTGCACCGTCCTCACCATCCTTGTACATGATGATGAGCTCGCCCTTGAGCACACGGTAAAGGTCCGATGAAGTATCTGTGCTGAGGTCGCCTGAGGCCGTGGCCGTATTGGCCGAGCCAAGCCAGGGATAGTCGCCGTAGCGCATCTTGAATGTCTCCAAAGCGGTCGAGATGGCTTGCAGGTCGGCCTTGGCCTTGGCGGTGGACTGGACGCTGTACACGTAGCGCTGGATGCCGATAGTGAGGCTGGCCAGAATGATGATGATCCCCATCACGACAAGGAGCTCGATCAGGGTAAAACCGGGGCGGTGACGTTTCATGGTCAGGGGACTTAGCTGTTGGCGGTGTGCTGCTGCTTCTTGCGGGCTGCGAGCAGCCCGGCTAGACCGATGCAGACGAGCCCGGCGAAGATCAACTTCTGGTCGAGGTATGGGGCATAGATCGCCATGCCTGCGGCGACGAGCGCCAGCACGAGATAGGAAACGGTCAGTACGTTGATGGATGCTTTCATGGGGTGTCCTTGGATTGATGTTGGTAGTTGTGACAGGTTACTGCTCGGCGGTGCTCTCCTCACTGGTGAGGCCGGGAAAGGTGGTGAAGCGTGCCAGCTTCTTGGAGCCGCTTTGGGTGACGGACTCGAAACCGAAGACCAAAATCCGCGTCTCCAGCGCCTCCTGGAGCTTGTACGTGTAGCTCTTGTCGTCGTAGCCCTTGAGGTTGAGTGACTGCACCATGCCGGAGTAAATCATGCCCTGCGGGGCAATGATGATGCCGATGTCCTTGTTGCCCCACGCGTCGTAGAGCTCGGGGCTGTTCGAGTCGGGGTCGAGCACATCCCCGTCAAACTTCATGTATGTGCGGCCCTTGCGATTCTCGCTGGTGTCCTCGCCCGAGAGAGCCCCTACGAGGTCCACATCCTCCGTGCTGAAGGCGATGTAAGGACGGCCTTCTGTATCCGTTTTTGAATACGCTCTTGAAAACGGATAATAACCGTTGTCGGCCTGAAAGGCCGCTACCCCGTTGGCAATCGACGAGTAAAGCCCCCGCGCCGAGGCCCGGTTCATGGACTGACGGGCCGCGCCCACGGTCGGGATGAGGATCGCCGACAAAATCCCGATCACGGCGATGACCATGAGCAGTTCGATCAGGGTGAAACCAGTGGTTCTTGAATGCTGGTGCTTCATGCTGTGCGTGGGGTTGGTTATTCGACCCAAGTGCCGACGGCCTTGGTCCCGTCCCCGGCGGAGAACACGACCACCGATGCCCGGATGTCGTCCCCGCTGGGTAGGCCGGGGTTCATGGTTTCGCGCCCCGACGGGTTGTCCTTGGGGTTGCCGGTTTTAAGAGAGGTCCCGTTGACCCGGCTGGCGCTGATCTTGGGGACTTTGTCGCCGCTGGTGTCGAACAGGATGTTGATGTCGGAGTTGCCAAACCCGTCGATGGTGTAGTCCTTGTTGTTGTACTCGACGGTGTTGCCGGGCGAGTAGTAGCCAACCATGCGGCGGTTGAGTTTGCGGGCTCCCTGATAATCGCTCTGGTTCCCGCTCAAGATCGCAATGATGTTCGAGTCCTCGGTCGAAACCGGGTTGGTCGATCCCTCCATCGGCCACCAGCCGTAGTCGGCCTTAAACGACTGGCAGGCGTTGGCAAGCTGCGTGAACTCATAACGCGACTTAGCCGCCATAGCCGAACGACGAGCCCCGCCGACCACGGGGATCAGGATTGCCGCCAAGATGCCGATGACGGCAATCACCGTCAGCAGTTCGATCAGGGTAAAGGCCGGGCTAGTTCGCCGCCGTGACGAGAGTGGGAGAGGTGTTTTCATGGGTAGGTTCGGTGGGCTCGACAACGACTTTGCCGGGCTTGTGAAGGAAAACGGAATTGCTCATGATGGTGCCGGAGTAGGCGATGACTTGAGCGTCGGTCGCGTTGGCCAACTGGTGTAGGTAGTCGCTATTGCCACCCACCCGGCAGGAGATGAGCTCAAGCTTGGCATCCGGGGCGGAAGCCTCCTTAAAGGCTTCCCACATCGGGCTGACAGCGAAGGCTATCCCGTCCGAAAGCTGCGGATAGCAGACTCCGTCCAGAATAGTAGTCTCCGGCGTTTGGCCTTGGAAGAAGCCGGGCTCCACCCCGTGGGCGATATAGATAAAGCGCCGAATGCCTGTGTGCTTGGCCAGCATGGCGGCGGCATCCGTTTCCCCCTTGACGACGTAAACCGCCGCATTCGGGTAGTCGGAAAGTTCAGACTCCATCGCCCGTAATAGCGGGGTGTAGTCCTGTGCAGATACGCTGAAAAACTGCCCGTCCATGTTCACCATGATGACGGTGGTGGTGTCGGGATTGTCGTGGACTGTGAAGCTCTTACGGTTCAGCGTATGCGGGTACTTGAC from Ruficoccus amylovorans includes these protein-coding regions:
- a CDS encoding type II secretion system protein, with translation MKHQHSRTTGFTLIELLMVIAVIGILSAILIPTVGAARQSMNRASARGLYSSIANGVAAFQADNGYYPFSRAYSKTDTEGRPYIAFSTEDVDLVGALSGEDTSENRKGRTYMKFDGDVLDPDSNSPELYDAWGNKDIGIIIAPQGMIYSGMVQSLNLKGYDDKSYTYKLQEALETRILVFGFESVTQSGSKKLARFTTFPGLTSEESTAEQ
- a CDS encoding type II secretion system protein, with the protein product MKTPLPLSSRRRTSPAFTLIELLTVIAVIGILAAILIPVVGGARRSAMAAKSRYEFTQLANACQSFKADYGWWPMEGSTNPVSTEDSNIIAILSGNQSDYQGARKLNRRMVGYYSPGNTVEYNNKDYTIDGFGNSDINILFDTSGDKVPKISASRVNGTSLKTGNPKDNPSGRETMNPGLPSGDDIRASVVVFSAGDGTKAVGTWVE
- a CDS encoding prepilin-type N-terminal cleavage/methylation domain-containing protein, yielding MKRHRPGFTLIELLVVMGIIIILASLTIGIQRYVYSVQSTAKAKADLQAISTALETFKMRYGDYPWLGSANTATASGDLSTDTSSDLYRVLKGELIIMYKDGEDGAPGSYGMHPPATIKPLLDVRNLSVGEKGSIKFVADPWGNPYKYSYKSKAKDTNWQGVGFTIISMGPNGVVTPAIFNRVKLGDMPTQTEYRAETEAQLKDIEDVSTEWPSHDDVVPNMQ